Proteins encoded by one window of Sulfurospirillum barnesii SES-3:
- a CDS encoding MBL fold metallo-hydrolase, whose protein sequence is MSTEQTTRRDFLKGAVTGLGFGTMATMGIFSYSPMRSFFLPEVERKMADFGACKSVKITNISETSWFDNSILMGDMKGAGGLLVDQYLYNWPPFGDGSGLAKGSYERGIAKIKHLLPHNLEEAWKIVKANSIHPDNAGGFAALIEIERLDGVKKKYLLDSGWSYEWMDKAFKREGIDKMLANNEIEALIISHEHFDHFWGLPVTMKYAPNIKIIIPDGFYKEGLQYIKDSGHKGELVVHKKGKNDIEPGLCAYTFDVPIISRVFGEQSIFANIKDKGLVSISGCCHQGIIQFISTAKNELKYDNDKMHGIYGGLHISPFDDWDPKYDDLVIALGGWGFDIIGCNHCTGLLTAEKFIRAGYPVVKGTAQHRSKSHAYLGNGDTLTFG, encoded by the coding sequence ATGTCAACAGAACAAACAACAAGACGGGATTTTCTAAAGGGTGCGGTGACAGGACTTGGTTTTGGAACGATGGCGACCATGGGAATCTTCTCCTATTCGCCAATGCGTTCTTTCTTTTTGCCTGAGGTTGAGCGTAAAATGGCGGACTTTGGTGCATGCAAAAGTGTGAAAATTACCAATATCTCAGAGACCAGTTGGTTTGATAACTCTATTTTGATGGGGGATATGAAAGGGGCTGGTGGACTTTTGGTTGACCAATACCTTTACAATTGGCCTCCCTTTGGCGATGGCTCAGGGCTTGCGAAAGGAAGTTATGAAAGAGGCATTGCAAAAATCAAACACCTCCTACCGCATAATCTTGAAGAGGCGTGGAAAATTGTGAAAGCCAATAGCATTCATCCTGATAACGCGGGGGGATTTGCCGCACTGATTGAGATTGAGCGTTTGGATGGTGTGAAGAAAAAATACTTGCTGGATAGTGGTTGGTCGTATGAGTGGATGGATAAGGCATTTAAGCGTGAGGGCATTGATAAGATGCTTGCGAACAATGAGATTGAAGCGCTCATTATTTCGCATGAGCATTTTGACCATTTTTGGGGATTGCCTGTGACGATGAAGTATGCGCCTAATATTAAAATCATCATCCCCGATGGTTTCTACAAAGAGGGCTTGCAGTACATCAAAGACTCAGGACACAAGGGCGAATTGGTGGTGCATAAAAAAGGTAAAAATGACATTGAACCAGGGCTGTGTGCCTATACCTTTGATGTGCCCATTATCTCACGGGTGTTTGGCGAACAATCTATCTTTGCTAACATTAAAGATAAGGGTTTGGTGAGCATTTCTGGGTGTTGTCATCAAGGGATTATTCAGTTTATCTCCACGGCGAAGAATGAGCTCAAATACGACAACGACAAGATGCACGGCATTTATGGCGGGCTTCATATCTCTCCGTTTGATGATTGGGATCCAAAGTACGATGATTTGGTCATTGCTCTAGGTGGTTGGGGGTTTGATATTATTGGGTGTAACCACTGTACGGGACTTTTAACGGCAGAGAAATTCATACGAGCAGGTTATCCTGTGGTGAAAGGTACAGCACAGCACCGCTCTAAAAGCCATGCCTATTTGGGCAACGGAGATACACTAACCTTTGGGTAA
- a CDS encoding PAS domain-containing sensor histidine kinase — MAASLSSTVSLKQKAERFEQLFSNSGVGIFIVDKERLIIEANEAFCKIFGYLPEEILNHCALDLHLSYAAYVNFAEIAFNKVRQNEALNLEYPFKHKNGKMIWLRIAGDSIPSNEEVLWTISDITERIETQERLRQSEALLRNAEAIAHFGSWEIVLDERGQMKWSEEMFRIYGEDPHSFHPTLESFHHYLSPKNLKRMYAINEKALFSGKSEMLDYEIVRKDGSKVFINTFRKAIYDENGIPLKLVGTTLDITKQKENERKIKQLNETLHHEVQIQLEKLREKDKQLQYQSRLIQMGEMLSMIAHQWRQPLAAIGATTSYLLARIEMDEIEKEAFQEEVEHIEGYVLHLSKTIDDFRNFFKALKQKESVTLEALVERTLTIVKPLLMTKNISIFTEFTCNEEIETYGNELAQVILNIIKNAEDALMDNGIKEPTIWIRTYCDSRFLFLEIRDNAGGIEEALFEKIFEAYFSTKLHKDGTGVGLCMSKTVVEEHCRGVLKVHNEDGGAVFTIILPK; from the coding sequence ATGGCTGCATCTTTAAGTAGCACGGTAAGCCTTAAACAAAAAGCCGAACGGTTCGAACAACTCTTTAGCAACAGCGGTGTAGGAATTTTTATTGTCGATAAAGAGCGTTTAATTATTGAAGCCAATGAAGCTTTTTGTAAAATTTTTGGCTATTTACCTGAGGAAATTTTAAACCACTGTGCTCTTGATTTGCATCTTTCTTATGCAGCGTATGTCAACTTCGCCGAAATAGCCTTTAATAAAGTTAGGCAAAACGAAGCGCTGAATTTAGAATATCCTTTTAAACACAAAAACGGAAAGATGATTTGGCTTCGCATTGCAGGAGATTCCATACCCAGCAATGAAGAGGTCTTGTGGACGATTAGCGATATTACAGAGCGCATAGAGACACAAGAGCGTTTGAGGCAAAGTGAAGCGCTTTTACGTAATGCGGAGGCGATTGCGCATTTTGGAAGTTGGGAAATTGTGTTGGATGAAAGAGGGCAGATGAAATGGTCTGAGGAGATGTTTCGCATTTATGGAGAAGACCCCCATTCCTTTCATCCGACGTTGGAATCATTTCATCACTATTTGAGTCCTAAAAATCTCAAACGGATGTATGCGATTAACGAGAAAGCGTTGTTTAGCGGTAAGAGTGAAATGCTTGATTATGAGATTGTACGCAAAGATGGAAGCAAGGTTTTTATCAACACATTCCGTAAAGCGATTTACGATGAGAATGGCATACCGCTTAAATTGGTTGGAACAACATTAGATATAACCAAGCAAAAAGAGAATGAGCGAAAAATCAAGCAACTCAATGAAACCCTCCATCACGAAGTGCAAATTCAACTCGAAAAATTGCGTGAAAAAGATAAACAATTACAGTACCAATCCCGCCTCATTCAAATGGGCGAGATGCTCAGCATGATAGCCCATCAGTGGCGACAACCCTTAGCTGCGATTGGGGCAACTACGAGTTATTTATTGGCACGTATTGAGATGGATGAAATAGAAAAAGAAGCGTTTCAAGAAGAGGTGGAACATATAGAGGGGTATGTATTGCATCTCTCTAAAACGATTGATGATTTTCGAAATTTTTTCAAAGCACTGAAACAAAAAGAGAGCGTTACGCTTGAAGCGTTGGTTGAGAGAACACTTACCATTGTTAAACCGCTTTTAATGACGAAGAATATTTCCATTTTCACAGAGTTTACATGTAACGAAGAAATTGAGACCTATGGCAATGAATTGGCTCAGGTCATTTTAAATATTATCAAAAACGCAGAAGATGCATTGATGGATAATGGCATTAAAGAACCCACTATCTGGATTCGGACGTATTGCGATTCTCGCTTTCTTTTTTTAGAAATCAGAGATAACGCTGGAGGGATTGAAGAGGCGTTATTTGAGAAAATTTTTGAGGCGTATTTTTCAACCAAACTCCATAAAGATGGTACAGGTGTAGGCTTGTGTATGTCAAAAACTGTGGTGGAAGAGCATTGTCGGGGTGTGTTAAAAGTACACAACGAAGATGGCGGTGCTGTTTTTACCATTATACTTCCTAAATGA
- a CDS encoding response regulator transcription factor — protein MDSEALLSLKEACKSKRVLYVEDDFDVRIQTAKMLRLYFKDVVEAHDGLEGLQCFKQGSFDFIFTDITMPKMDGLGMIEAIRKRNPSIPIVIFSAYDTTEYFLKTIEQGISGYILKPYGFHEIVSILEKIVKVLPHEKGHVLLMIEGYYWERATQCLCQEEREIKLSRHERALFDLLTSSKQRIFSSEEIEIAVFDDDLSDNKRVRNLLSRLRQKLGCDLIQSVYGEGYKLRWLHL, from the coding sequence ATGGATTCAGAAGCGCTTTTATCGCTTAAAGAGGCATGTAAGAGTAAGCGTGTTCTTTATGTGGAAGATGACTTTGATGTTAGAATTCAAACCGCTAAAATGCTTCGACTCTATTTTAAAGATGTTGTTGAAGCACACGATGGGTTAGAGGGGCTTCAATGCTTTAAGCAAGGCTCTTTTGATTTTATTTTTACCGATATTACGATGCCAAAAATGGATGGCTTGGGTATGATTGAAGCCATACGCAAGCGCAATCCATCCATTCCTATTGTTATTTTTTCTGCGTACGACACCACAGAGTATTTTCTAAAAACGATTGAGCAAGGTATTTCAGGCTATATCTTAAAGCCGTATGGATTTCATGAGATTGTATCGATTCTTGAAAAGATTGTTAAGGTTTTGCCTCACGAAAAAGGGCATGTGCTTTTGATGATTGAAGGGTATTATTGGGAAAGGGCAACGCAATGTTTATGTCAAGAGGAACGGGAGATTAAATTAAGCAGGCATGAACGTGCTTTGTTTGATTTGCTGACCTCCTCAAAACAGCGTATTTTTTCCAGTGAAGAGATAGAAATAGCCGTGTTTGATGATGATCTTAGTGATAACAAACGGGTGCGTAACCTTCTGTCTCGTTTACGCCAAAAATTAGGATGCGACCTCATACAAAGCGTCTACGGGGAAGGGTATAAACTACGATGGCTGCATCTTTAA
- a CDS encoding YjiG family protein: protein MSNHTTPTSNNPFDIFVIGARKGFNIAINNLMPNVLMAYVIVEILNVTGAMKAIGSIFAPAMGLFGLPGEAITVLLTTWLSCSAGVGIALSLFTKEILTGTHLSILMPALFLMASQIQYMGRLLGVADVPKKYWPLLMVVSIVNACVAMLIMRFFV, encoded by the coding sequence ATGAGTAATCACACCACACCAACCAGCAACAACCCGTTTGATATTTTTGTCATTGGCGCACGCAAAGGATTTAACATTGCGATTAATAACTTGATGCCTAATGTTTTAATGGCGTATGTTATTGTTGAGATTTTAAATGTCACAGGTGCTATGAAAGCGATTGGTTCTATTTTTGCTCCTGCTATGGGACTATTTGGATTGCCAGGAGAAGCCATCACCGTACTTTTAACCACATGGTTATCGTGCTCTGCTGGGGTAGGTATTGCTCTTAGTTTGTTTACCAAAGAGATTTTGACAGGGACGCATTTGAGCATTTTAATGCCAGCACTCTTTTTAATGGCATCACAGATACAATACATGGGACGGCTTTTAGGCGTTGCGGATGTTCCTAAAAAATATTGGCCTTTGTTAATGGTTGTCAGTATTGTAAATGCATGTGTTGCCATGTTAATTATGCGGTTTTTTGTCTAA
- a CDS encoding nucleoside recognition domain-containing protein translates to MALEHNEPTNEWNVGIGAYIALIFAALFFSGLFMKVEGMAWLGALDFTTLAGKFGTIQEAKGTFVGSGGTSAKGGFLFALSLVPTVMLALGMLEIFSHYGAIRAAHKLLTPLLRPILDIPGRTGLALITDLQSTDAGAALTKELRDENQITKKELVVMCAWQYSGAGMINNYFAIGSALFSALTVPILLPLALIFIFKFIGAIGARFVLNTVYKKDFTHE, encoded by the coding sequence GTGGCATTAGAACATAATGAACCAACCAACGAGTGGAATGTGGGGATTGGTGCGTATATTGCATTGATTTTTGCGGCATTGTTTTTTTCAGGCCTTTTTATGAAAGTGGAGGGCATGGCGTGGCTAGGTGCGCTTGATTTTACAACATTGGCTGGAAAATTTGGAACCATTCAAGAGGCGAAAGGTACTTTTGTAGGCTCTGGTGGTACGAGTGCGAAGGGTGGCTTTTTGTTTGCGCTTTCCTTAGTCCCTACGGTGATGTTAGCATTGGGAATGCTTGAAATTTTTAGCCATTATGGTGCCATTCGTGCTGCGCATAAGCTATTAACCCCTTTATTGCGACCTATCTTAGACATTCCAGGGCGTACGGGTTTGGCGTTGATTACGGATTTGCAAAGTACCGATGCGGGTGCGGCACTCACAAAAGAGTTACGAGATGAGAATCAAATTACTAAAAAAGAGTTGGTGGTGATGTGCGCATGGCAATACTCAGGTGCGGGGATGATTAACAATTATTTTGCGATTGGTTCAGCGCTATTTTCGGCATTAACCGTTCCCATTTTATTGCCTTTGGCCTTAATCTTCATTTTTAAATTTATTGGAGCGATAGGGGCTCGTTTTGTGTTAAATACGGTTTATAAAAAGGATTTTACCCATGAGTAA